From Hymenobacter sediminicola:
ACTCACCCGACGTAATTGAAGTGGAACGCGGAAAGCCCGTGCAACTACGCTTCTACCGCGACGAAGAAAACTCCTGCTCGGAGGAACTGCTAATCCCGGATTTTCGGATTCGCCGCGACCTGCCGGCCTTTAAAACTACCTTGGTAGAACTACTGCCTCAGCAAGCCGGCCGGTTTGAGTTTACCTGTGGCATGAGCATGTTGCGCGGTACTCTGGTCGTGAAATAATCCTTCGCAACTAGCCCCATTTCTTCATTGCCGGCTGTAGCATGCTGGCCTGGCACTGCACCTAGTAGGTTTGCACCGCCGTGACCTTGCCTGTAAGAAGGTAGGCTGCTGAAAACAAGAAGGATATCTGCGCCACATCAAGCATCATGCGGCCGGGCAGCAAATCTCACTTAATTTGGCGCCGGCAAGTGCCTCTTCAAAAGGCGTTGGCAGCTGATTCTGTGCCGGCAGCCACGTCTTTCGTCAAGCGAATTACTCTAAACCTACCCTAAACACTGTAGAAATGGCCAAAATCAAAGTAGCCAACCCCGTAGTTGAGCTTGATGGCGACGAAATGACGCGCATCATCTGGAAGTTCATTAAGGATAAGCTGATTACCCCGTATCTGGAACTGGACATCAAGTACTACGATCTGGGTATTGAGTACCGCGACGAAACCAACGACCAGGTAACCATTGACGCCGCCAATGCCATTAAGCAGTACGGCGTGGGCATCAAGTGCGCCACCATCACGCCCGACGAGGAGCGGGTAAAGGAGTTCAACCTCAAGCAGATGTGGAAGTCGCCGAACGGCACCATCCGCAACATCCTGGACGGCACCGTGTTCCGTGAGCCAATTGTGATGAGCAACGTGCCGCGCCTCGTGCCCAACTGGACGGCCCCCATCTGCATCGGCCGCCACGCTTTCGGCGACCAGTATCGCGCCACCGACTTCGTGACCAAGGGCAAAGGCAAGCTTACCATCACCTTCACCCCCGAAGACGGTGGCGAAGAGCAGTCGTTTGAAGTCTATAACTTCAAGAGCGACGGCGTGGCCCTGGCCATGTACAACACCGACGAGTCCATCCGCGGCTTCGCCCACGCCTGCTTCAACCAGGCCCTGATGAAAGGCTGGCCGCTGTATTTGAGCACCAAAAACACCATCCTGAAAAAGTACGATGGCCGCTTCAAGGACATCTTCCAGGAAATCTACGAGCAGGATTATCTGGCTAAGTTCCAGGCTGCCGGCATCACCTACGAGCACCGTCTGATTGACGACATGGTGGCCTCGGCCCTGAAATGGAACGGCAACTTCGTGTGGGCCTGCAAAAACTACGACGGCGACGTACAGTCCGACACCGTAGCCCAGGGTTTCGGCTCGCTGGGCCTGATGACCTCCACGCTGGTAACGCCCGACGGTGGCACGATGGAGGCTGAAGCCGCCCACGGCACCGTAACGCGCCACTACCGCGACCATCAGAAAGGCAAGCCCACCTCCACCAACCCCATTGCCAGCATCTTCGCCTGGACCCGGGGCCTGGAGTTCCGCGGCAAGCTCGATAACAACCAGGAGTTGATTGACTTCTGCCACAAGCTGGAGCAGGTGTGCATCGAAACTGTGGAAAGCGGCAAGATGACCAAGGACCTTGCCGTCTGCATCCACGGCAACAAAGTGGAGCACGGCCGCGACTACCTCTACACCGAGGAGTTCCTGGAAGCGTTGGACACCAACCTGAAAGCCAAGCTCGGTAAATAGACGTTGCAGCTTCCTTACTAAAAAAAGCCTCTCCGAGTTTCGGAGAGGCTTTTTTTAGTAATTGTTATGGTCGGCCGGAACGCGAATGGCGTGGGCGAGGAAATAAGGCTAGGCTTTCTTCAGAAACTCGGTTTTGAGTACCATGGTGCTGCCACCAGCACGACCCTCAATTTCAGCGGGGCTGTTGGTGAGGCGGATGTTCTTGACCACAGTGCCACGTTTGAGCGTGAGCGAAGAGCCCTTCACTTTCAGATCCTTGATGAGCGTCACCGAGTCGCCTTCTGCGAGCAGGTTGCCGTTGCTGTCTTTTACGTCCATGGGTACGGAGGAAGTTAGACGTTGAAGCGGAAGTGCATGATGTCGCCGTCCTGCACCACATATTCTTTGCCTTCTACGGCCATCTTGCCGGCTTCCTTAATCTTTACCTCAGTCTTGTATTCCTGGTAATCAGCCAGCTTAATTACCTCGGCACGGATAAAGCCTTTCTCAAAATCGGAGTGGATGACGCCAGCCGCGGCCGGTGCTTTGTCGCCGCGGTGGATAGTCCAGGCGCGTACTTCCTGTACGCCGGCCGTGAAGTACGTAATCAGGTTCAGCAGGGAGTAGGAAGCGCGGATCAGGCGGTTCAGGCCGGATTCGGTGAGGCCATATTCGCCCAGGAACATTTCCTTTTCCTCGGGGTCTTCCATCTCCGCAATCTGCGACTCAATAGCAGCCGATACCAGCACTACTTCGGCGCCTTCCTTGGCCACGTGAGCCTGCAGGGCTGCCGTGTGGGCATTGCCGTTCGTGATGCTGGCTTCGTCCACATTGGCCACGTAAATTACGGGCTTGATGGTGAGCAGCTGCAGATCCGCAACGGCCTCCAGCTCCTCGGGCGTAGCCTGCACAGCACGGGCGTTCTGGCCGTCTTCCAGGGCAGCCTTAAACTTCTGCAGCGCTGCTACTTCTTTCTTGGCCACGGCGTCGCCGCCTTTGGCTGCGCGCTCCGACTTGATGAGCTTCTTGTCGACGCTCTCCAAATCTTTAATCTGCAGCTCGGTATCAATTACATCTTTGTCG
This genomic window contains:
- a CDS encoding cupredoxin domain-containing protein produces the protein MDAAEILVTLGGSGLAAFVLWYFFLSARRTASAVSASGGLQEVDITVKGGYSPDVIEVERGKPVQLRFYRDEENSCSEELLIPDFRIRRDLPAFKTTLVELLPQQAGRFEFTCGMSMLRGTLVVK
- a CDS encoding isocitrate dehydrogenase (NADP(+)) — protein: MAKIKVANPVVELDGDEMTRIIWKFIKDKLITPYLELDIKYYDLGIEYRDETNDQVTIDAANAIKQYGVGIKCATITPDEERVKEFNLKQMWKSPNGTIRNILDGTVFREPIVMSNVPRLVPNWTAPICIGRHAFGDQYRATDFVTKGKGKLTITFTPEDGGEEQSFEVYNFKSDGVALAMYNTDESIRGFAHACFNQALMKGWPLYLSTKNTILKKYDGRFKDIFQEIYEQDYLAKFQAAGITYEHRLIDDMVASALKWNGNFVWACKNYDGDVQSDTVAQGFGSLGLMTSTLVTPDGGTMEAEAAHGTVTRHYRDHQKGKPTSTNPIASIFAWTRGLEFRGKLDNNQELIDFCHKLEQVCIETVESGKMTKDLAVCIHGNKVEHGRDYLYTEEFLEALDTNLKAKLGK
- the ychF gene encoding redox-regulated ATPase YchF — protein: MGLRCGIVGLPNVGKSTLFNALSNAKAESANYPFCTIEPNVGVITVPDERLQILEALVNPKRVLPTIIEFVDIAGLVKGASKGEGLGNKFLANIREVDAIIHVVRCFDDPNIVHVAGGVDPVFDKDVIDTELQIKDLESVDKKLIKSERAAKGGDAVAKKEVAALQKFKAALEDGQNARAVQATPEELEAVADLQLLTIKPVIYVANVDEASITNGNAHTAALQAHVAKEGAEVVLVSAAIESQIAEMEDPEEKEMFLGEYGLTESGLNRLIRASYSLLNLITYFTAGVQEVRAWTIHRGDKAPAAAGVIHSDFEKGFIRAEVIKLADYQEYKTEVKIKEAGKMAVEGKEYVVQDGDIMHFRFNV
- a CDS encoding zinc ribbon domain-containing protein YjdM, which codes for MDVKDSNGNLLAEGDSVTLIKDLKVKGSSLTLKRGTVVKNIRLTNSPAEIEGRAGGSTMVLKTEFLKKA